Proteins found in one Corynebacterium freneyi genomic segment:
- a CDS encoding ISL3 family transposase, with protein MPDSTSLIADTIIRTVELGLTITGAAIDERHTWITCRPVEQDASCPACGDEGRLRDHRIRELVDLPVVGHPTRLRIRLPRFTCTNTACATKIFQQQLVCAKPKSKLTDRCTRWILQRLAIDRMSVAAISKSLDIGWDLVNQVALEQAWELIYADPTHLAGVRVLGVDEHKWKHRRGDGTPGFVTVIVDLTPNVDGTGPARLLDMVPGRSAEVLRRWLAAREKSFRDRVKVVAMDGFAGYHTATTEQLPKARKVMDPFHVVHLAADKLTMTRQRIQQDTCGHRGRSGDPLYGVRRILLTRMGLLTDRQKAKLDAVFADERHTAVDVTHWTYQDIIAAYEHPDRRVGKRWMYKIMCRIRKDLPAGVQELGQLGRTMWKRRAEILAYFDTGASNGPVEAINGRLEHLRGIALGFRNLNHYILRSLIHSGGFQAKINAL; from the coding sequence ATGCCCGATTCTACGTCTCTTATTGCTGACACCATCATCCGGACCGTTGAACTCGGCCTGACCATCACGGGCGCCGCGATCGATGAGCGCCACACGTGGATCACCTGCCGCCCGGTGGAACAGGATGCCTCCTGCCCGGCCTGCGGTGACGAAGGCCGGCTGCGTGATCACCGGATCCGTGAACTCGTGGACCTGCCCGTCGTCGGGCATCCCACCCGGTTACGGATCCGGCTACCCCGGTTCACCTGCACCAACACCGCCTGTGCGACAAAGATCTTTCAACAGCAACTCGTGTGCGCGAAACCGAAATCCAAGCTCACCGACCGCTGCACCCGCTGGATCCTCCAGCGCCTGGCGATTGACCGCATGAGCGTTGCCGCGATCTCGAAGTCCCTGGACATCGGCTGGGACCTGGTCAACCAGGTAGCCCTCGAACAGGCCTGGGAGCTGATCTACGCTGACCCCACCCACCTGGCCGGAGTCCGCGTCCTGGGGGTCGATGAGCACAAATGGAAACACCGCCGTGGCGACGGTACTCCCGGTTTCGTCACCGTCATCGTCGACCTGACGCCGAACGTGGACGGCACCGGGCCCGCCCGGCTGTTGGACATGGTGCCGGGCAGATCCGCGGAGGTGCTGCGCCGCTGGCTCGCCGCCCGGGAGAAGTCCTTCCGCGACCGGGTGAAAGTCGTGGCGATGGACGGATTCGCCGGCTACCACACCGCCACCACCGAGCAGCTGCCGAAGGCGAGGAAGGTGATGGACCCGTTCCACGTCGTGCACCTGGCCGCCGACAAGCTGACTATGACCCGGCAGCGGATCCAACAGGACACCTGTGGGCATCGCGGCCGGTCAGGGGATCCCTTGTACGGGGTGCGTCGGATCCTGCTAACCCGGATGGGACTGCTGACCGACAGGCAGAAAGCGAAGCTGGACGCGGTGTTCGCTGATGAGCGGCACACGGCTGTGGATGTCACGCACTGGACGTATCAGGACATCATCGCAGCCTATGAGCATCCTGACCGTCGGGTCGGGAAGAGGTGGATGTACAAAATCATGTGCCGGATCCGGAAAGATCTCCCTGCCGGGGTCCAGGAGCTGGGGCAGTTGGGCCGGACGATGTGGAAACGACGGGCCGAGATCCTCGCGTACTTCGACACCGGCGCTTCCAATGGCCCCGTCGAGGCCATCAACGGACGGTTGGAGCACCTGCGTGGCATCGCACTCGGGTTCAGGAACCTCAACCACTACATCTTGCGGTCACTGATCCACTCCGGAGGGTTCCAGGCCAAGATCAACGCACTCTAA
- a CDS encoding DUF4258 domain-containing protein, giving the protein MEEAMRMRRMISAVVCAFVIGSLVSPIASARPVPELAAAAPSVQSALGGGDVQVVPLHGARPPSYIAGYTPHALDRMRKRGVSKSMVEDAVSNPKSYRWDKRHNTWQITDQKSRIVVSLNDNAWVVTILVFKRA; this is encoded by the coding sequence ATGGAGGAAGCTATGAGAATGCGCCGGATGATCTCCGCCGTGGTTTGTGCTTTCGTGATCGGATCGCTGGTCTCGCCCATTGCGAGTGCGAGACCTGTACCGGAGCTTGCAGCTGCGGCGCCTTCCGTGCAGTCGGCCCTTGGAGGGGGTGACGTTCAAGTCGTTCCCCTTCATGGGGCACGGCCGCCGAGCTACATTGCCGGCTACACGCCCCACGCGTTGGATCGGATGCGGAAGAGGGGCGTTTCGAAGTCGATGGTCGAGGACGCGGTCTCTAATCCGAAGAGTTATCGTTGGGACAAGAGGCACAACACGTGGCAGATCACGGATCAAAAGAGCAGAATCGTTGTCTCCTTGAATGATAATGCCTGGGTTGTGACTATCCTTGTATTCAAGAGGGCGTGA
- a CDS encoding recombinase family protein, whose product MGYDNRDRTGGEDGPRDAPQDGINTDLVSMLIGYARVSTERQDLTAQRHALLAIAAELASREVALSLGGTVYDPTDPVGKLTFTTLAMVAEFEADLISARAKEGMAIARAQGKLKGRQPKLTAAQQRHVRELAADGRHTQSDIAELFSVSRRTIGRILLDRKRRRPLPAFPLVGALS is encoded by the coding sequence ATGGGATACGACAATAGGGACCGCACGGGAGGCGAAGATGGCCCACGCGATGCACCGCAGGACGGCATCAACACAGATCTGGTCAGCATGCTGATCGGCTACGCTCGTGTGTCCACCGAACGCCAGGACCTCACCGCACAGCGGCACGCCCTACTGGCCATCGCCGCCGAACTCGCCAGCCGCGAAGTCGCCCTGAGCCTCGGCGGTACCGTCTACGATCCCACCGATCCGGTCGGCAAGCTCACGTTCACGACGCTGGCCATGGTTGCGGAATTCGAAGCGGATCTCATTTCGGCACGCGCAAAAGAGGGCATGGCGATCGCCCGAGCTCAAGGCAAGCTCAAAGGCCGGCAGCCGAAGCTCACCGCGGCCCAACAGCGTCACGTCCGCGAGCTGGCTGCCGATGGACGGCATACCCAGTCCGACATCGCCGAGCTGTTCAGCGTATCCCGACGAACTATCGGGAGAATCCTGTTGGACCGAAAACGAAGAAGACCCCTACCAGCGTTTCCACTGGTAGGGGCTTTATCTTAG
- a CDS encoding UPF0182 family protein — MPRPGWLATTVMILAILALLVPVIVNVYVDFQWFGEVGFRGVFATAWVTRIILFVLVGAVVGAVVFLSMWLAWRHRPDDPGPLDPQSPQAIYRRMIESSHKPALIGIPVVFGLFAGLVGQSAWRTVQLFLNGESFGETDPQFHKDLGFYAFDLPFWRFLVDTAVLTVIVAFLLSLVTHYMLGGIRAGNPTVGEKTRVSGAARAQLASWAGVFMLLKALAYWLDRYDMLGNRHQTFTGGSYTDINALLPAKIVLLVISIVVAGAFFASIFLRNLSIPAMATVLMLVSAGIIGVAWPLIIEQFSVSPNRAAKEREYIARNIESTRYHYGLTDDKVTIERDWGVPGEEEEDAASQEEGAESIARDTNTLANIRILDPEVLSPTFTQQRQLKNFYGFPESLSIDRYEVDGEMHDFVVAAREMNPQTLQGNQNDWINRHTVYTHGNGFVAAPANRVDEVAAEAGSARGGYPLYTVADLFESEDPNGMNLELEQPRIYYGPVIANSDADYAIVGGSGDGTDYEYDADGRNFTYDGAGGVSVGNLFERLVFATRYQEVNILLSERVGPESKIIYERDPRERVQKVAPWLTTDTRTYPAVIDGRIKWIVDGYTTLASMPYSERTSLQEATQDSLNPDGTSRPLPNSEVSYIRNSVKATVDAYDGTVELYEFDENDPVLKAWQGVFPDVVKPKSEISDALQDHLRYPEDLFKVQRELMARYHVSDPGIFFTNDAFWSVPNDPTAPEDQGLSQPPYYVVAADPETGKSSFQLISAFRGLEREFLSAHMTVSSDPETYGRITIRALPTNTQTMGPKQAQDTMMSADEVAQDRTLLEGTNVVTNGNLLTLPVGDGEILYVEPVYTQRQGQETAFPKLLRILVSYRGEVGYAPTVSEALRQVGIDSSDVARERGEEDAVADDEATDDDAAEEEAGKARPEAEREVDVAARDEAAARISTILDRLKTAQENGDFAAQGQALADLDKAVADYQEANGQ; from the coding sequence ATGCCGAGGCCGGGGTGGCTCGCCACCACGGTGATGATCCTCGCGATCCTTGCTTTGCTCGTCCCCGTCATCGTCAACGTCTACGTCGACTTCCAGTGGTTCGGGGAGGTGGGTTTCCGCGGCGTGTTCGCCACGGCATGGGTGACCAGGATCATCCTGTTCGTGCTCGTCGGCGCGGTGGTCGGCGCGGTCGTCTTCCTGTCGATGTGGCTGGCCTGGCGCCACCGCCCCGATGACCCGGGGCCGTTGGATCCGCAGAGCCCGCAGGCGATCTACCGCCGCATGATCGAGTCGTCGCACAAGCCGGCGCTGATCGGCATCCCGGTGGTGTTCGGTCTGTTCGCCGGCCTGGTGGGGCAGTCGGCGTGGCGGACGGTGCAGCTTTTCCTCAACGGGGAGAGCTTCGGCGAGACCGACCCGCAGTTCCACAAGGACCTCGGGTTCTACGCCTTCGACCTGCCGTTCTGGCGGTTCCTGGTGGACACCGCCGTCCTGACGGTCATCGTCGCGTTCCTGCTGTCGCTGGTGACGCACTACATGCTCGGCGGCATCCGCGCGGGCAATCCGACGGTCGGCGAGAAAACCCGCGTCTCCGGTGCCGCGCGCGCCCAGCTGGCGTCGTGGGCCGGCGTGTTCATGCTGCTCAAGGCGTTGGCCTACTGGCTGGATCGCTACGACATGCTGGGCAACCGCCACCAGACGTTCACGGGTGGTTCGTACACCGACATCAATGCGCTGCTGCCGGCGAAGATCGTGCTGTTGGTCATTTCGATCGTCGTGGCCGGCGCGTTCTTCGCGTCGATTTTCCTTCGCAACCTGTCCATCCCGGCCATGGCGACGGTGCTCATGCTGGTCTCCGCGGGCATCATCGGCGTGGCGTGGCCGCTGATCATCGAGCAGTTCTCCGTGTCGCCGAACCGTGCGGCGAAGGAGCGGGAGTACATCGCCCGCAACATCGAGTCGACGCGCTACCACTACGGTCTGACGGACGACAAGGTCACCATCGAGCGTGACTGGGGCGTGCCGGGCGAGGAAGAGGAGGACGCCGCCTCGCAGGAGGAGGGCGCCGAGTCCATCGCCCGCGACACCAACACCCTGGCCAACATCCGCATCCTCGACCCGGAGGTGCTGTCGCCGACGTTCACGCAGCAGCGGCAGCTGAAGAACTTCTACGGTTTCCCGGAGTCGCTGTCCATCGACCGTTACGAGGTCGACGGGGAGATGCACGACTTCGTCGTCGCCGCCCGCGAGATGAACCCGCAGACCCTGCAGGGCAACCAGAATGACTGGATCAACCGCCACACCGTGTACACGCACGGCAACGGTTTCGTCGCCGCTCCGGCCAACCGGGTCGACGAGGTCGCGGCGGAGGCCGGTTCGGCCCGCGGCGGTTACCCGCTGTACACCGTGGCGGACCTGTTCGAGTCGGAGGACCCGAACGGCATGAACCTGGAGCTGGAGCAGCCGCGCATCTACTACGGGCCGGTCATCGCCAACTCGGATGCGGACTACGCCATCGTCGGCGGTTCCGGCGACGGCACGGATTACGAGTACGACGCCGACGGCCGCAACTTCACCTACGACGGCGCCGGCGGCGTCAGCGTGGGCAACCTGTTCGAGCGTCTGGTGTTCGCCACCCGCTACCAGGAGGTCAACATCCTCCTGTCGGAGCGGGTCGGCCCGGAGTCGAAGATCATCTACGAGCGTGATCCGCGCGAGCGCGTGCAGAAGGTCGCCCCGTGGTTGACCACGGACACCCGCACGTACCCGGCGGTCATCGACGGCCGCATCAAGTGGATCGTCGACGGCTACACGACGTTGGCGTCGATGCCGTACTCGGAACGCACCAGCCTCCAGGAGGCGACGCAGGATTCGCTGAACCCGGACGGCACGTCGCGTCCGCTGCCCAACAGTGAGGTCAGCTACATCCGCAACTCGGTGAAGGCGACGGTCGACGCCTACGACGGCACGGTCGAGCTCTACGAGTTCGACGAGAATGATCCGGTGCTCAAGGCCTGGCAGGGCGTGTTCCCGGATGTGGTGAAGCCGAAGTCGGAGATTTCCGATGCGCTGCAGGATCACCTGCGGTACCCGGAGGATCTGTTCAAGGTCCAGCGTGAGCTGATGGCCCGCTACCACGTGTCCGACCCGGGCATCTTCTTCACCAACGACGCGTTCTGGTCGGTGCCGAACGACCCGACGGCCCCGGAGGATCAGGGTCTGTCGCAGCCGCCGTACTACGTGGTGGCGGCGGACCCGGAGACGGGGAAGTCGAGTTTCCAGCTGATTTCCGCTTTCCGTGGTCTGGAGCGCGAGTTCCTGTCGGCGCATATGACGGTGTCGTCGGATCCGGAGACCTACGGTCGCATCACCATCCGCGCGTTGCCGACGAACACCCAGACGATGGGTCCGAAGCAGGCGCAGGACACGATGATGTCCGCCGATGAGGTCGCCCAGGACCGCACGCTGCTGGAGGGCACCAACGTGGTGACCAACGGCAATCTGCTGACCCTGCCGGTCGGCGATGGCGAGATCCTGTACGTCGAGCCGGTGTACACGCAGCGTCAGGGGCAGGAGACGGCGTTCCCGAAGCTGCTGCGCATTCTGGTGTCGTACCGCGGTGAGGTCGGTTATGCGCCGACGGTGTCGGAGGCGTTGCGTCAGGTGGGCATCGATTCCAGCGATGTCGCGCGGGAGCGTGGCGAGGAGGATGCGGTCGCCGACGACGAGGCCACCGACGACGATGCGGCGGAGGAGGAGGCCGGCAAGGCCCGTCCGGAGGCCGAGCGCGAGGTCGACGTGGCCGCGCGCGACGAAGCCGCGGCCCGCATCTCCACGATCCTCGATCGCCTGAAGACGGCCCAGGAAAACGGTGACTTCGCCGCCCAGGGCCAGGCGCTGGCGGATCTGGACAAGGCGGTCGCCGACTACCAGGAGGCCAACGGCCAGTAG
- a CDS encoding PPA1309 family protein: MPDARTMSPQALNRAVREAVDFVHAEGWDAPPTLFALVPTELVADALDPDLLDESPLTVVVQEDLPEGIDGGSPELSDFIARTSWPEGVVGAVLAQEILIVAPEDADSVEGLTLEEVRASAGSGAARQARLFTGVLDDGPSLTLIQPRPTDAELAEKGPFAEDDVELRSGEGVADGVVAALRSTFLA, encoded by the coding sequence ATGCCCGACGCACGCACCATGTCCCCGCAGGCCCTCAACCGCGCGGTGCGCGAAGCGGTCGACTTCGTCCACGCCGAAGGGTGGGACGCGCCGCCGACCCTGTTCGCGCTGGTGCCCACCGAACTCGTCGCCGACGCACTCGACCCGGACCTGCTCGACGAGTCGCCGCTGACCGTCGTCGTCCAGGAGGATCTGCCGGAGGGCATCGACGGCGGCTCGCCCGAGCTGTCGGACTTCATCGCCCGCACCTCGTGGCCGGAGGGCGTCGTCGGTGCGGTACTGGCGCAGGAGATCCTCATCGTCGCACCGGAAGACGCCGACTCCGTCGAGGGCCTGACCCTGGAGGAGGTGCGCGCGTCGGCGGGTTCCGGGGCCGCGCGCCAGGCCCGGCTGTTCACGGGAGTGCTTGACGACGGCCCGTCGCTGACCCTCATCCAGCCCCGCCCCACCGACGCCGAATTGGCCGAGAAGGGCCCGTTCGCCGAGGACGACGTCGAGCTGCGGTCCGGCGAGGGCGTGGCCGATGGCGTCGTCGCCGCGCTGAGGTCGACGTTTTTGGCGTAG
- a CDS encoding GDSL-type esterase/lipase family protein, whose translation MKPTTARRTLTAAAAALTAGAALLPGTTAAANPNGEYVAFGDSFVANPGATDEANGTGRPGHVCPVSTTNVGHNVAAQLDMTLHDYTCNGTVAYVPTTPKQLGGYVDTAINNGHVNHNTKLITIAIGANDAMQAFWAPNEIQDDMYHQAVTGTINRLKEHAPNARVMVIGMPEIISRDGEHYMCPVNVFGNAPRVPAAPARIFEDNLQARQARAAEATGATFINLKDVSNVDAAMCGPDGERHVSAFVDSDTANYNMPNHLTHHGSRVVATQVADAYRG comes from the coding sequence ATGAAGCCGACCACCGCCCGCCGCACCCTCACCGCCGCCGCAGCCGCGCTCACCGCCGGCGCCGCCCTCCTCCCCGGCACCACCGCGGCGGCCAACCCCAACGGCGAGTACGTGGCCTTCGGCGACTCCTTCGTGGCCAACCCCGGCGCCACCGACGAAGCCAACGGCACCGGCCGCCCCGGCCACGTCTGCCCCGTGTCCACCACCAACGTCGGCCACAACGTCGCCGCCCAGCTCGACATGACGCTGCACGACTACACCTGCAACGGCACCGTCGCCTACGTCCCCACCACCCCGAAGCAGCTCGGCGGCTACGTCGACACCGCCATCAACAACGGCCACGTCAACCACAACACCAAACTGATCACCATCGCCATCGGCGCCAACGACGCCATGCAGGCGTTCTGGGCCCCCAACGAAATCCAGGACGACATGTACCACCAGGCGGTCACCGGCACGATCAACCGCCTCAAGGAGCACGCCCCCAACGCGCGCGTCATGGTCATCGGCATGCCCGAGATCATCTCCCGCGACGGCGAGCACTACATGTGCCCGGTCAACGTCTTCGGCAACGCCCCGCGGGTGCCCGCCGCCCCGGCCCGCATCTTCGAGGACAACCTGCAGGCACGGCAGGCGCGGGCCGCCGAAGCGACCGGCGCGACGTTCATCAACCTGAAGGACGTCTCCAACGTCGACGCCGCCATGTGCGGCCCGGACGGCGAGCGCCACGTGTCCGCGTTCGTCGACTCGGACACCGCGAACTACAACATGCCGAACCACCTCACCCACCATGGCTCCCGCGTCGTCGCGACCCAGGTGGCCGACGCGTACCGCGGCTAG